One Streptococcus sp. VT 162 genomic window, GCTCCATCCTCAACCCATCAACGATTGTTATCGGTGGTGGGGTGTCAGCTGCGGGAGAATTCCTTCTCCAAGGCGTGCAAAAGGTTTATGATGAAAATACCTTCCCACAAGTACGCACATCAACTAAATTAGCTCTCGCAACTCTAGGAAATGACGCTGGAGTTATCGGAGCAGCATCACTTGTATTGCAATAAGATCATAAAAGGAGAAAAACACTACTTTAAAGCCAGTGATTTTCCTCCTTTCTTTTTTTATGCTATACTAGTTAGGACAATAAATGAGGTGAGAGTAAATGACAAAAGCAGATACGATTTTTAAAGAAAATATTGAACGAATCCTCAAAGACGGTGTCTTTTCTGAGCAGGCTCGTCCCAAGTACAAGGATGGGACAGTTGCTAATTCCAAGTACGTAACGGGTGCCTTTGCGGAGTATGATTTGTCTAAGGGGGAATTCCCCATCACAACCTTGCGTCCCATTGCGATCAAATCTGCCATCAAGGAAGTGCTCTGGATTTACCAAGATCAGTCTAATAGCCTAGATGTTCTCAATGATAAGTACAATGTTCACTACTGGAATGACTGGGAAGTGGGAGATACGGGAACCATCGGTGAACGCTATGGGGCGGTCGTTAAGAAACACGACATCATTAACAAGATTCTCAAGCAGTTGGAAGCCAATCCTTGGAATCGTCGCAATATCATCTCGCTCTGGGATTATGAGGCTTTTGAGGCAACAGACGGCCTCCTTCCATGCGCCTTTCAGACCATGTTTGATGTCCGTCGAGTAGATGGGGAAATCTATCTGGATGCGACCTTGACCCAGCGTTCGAATGATATGTTGGTGGCCCACCATATCAATGCCATGCAGTATGTGGCTTTACAGATGATGATTGCTAAGCATTTTGGATGGAAGGTTGGGAAGTTTTTCTATTTTATCAACAACCTCCATATCTATGATAATCAGTTTGAACAAGCTCAGGAATTGCTCCGTCGTGAGCCGTCAAACTGCCAACCACGCTTGATTTTAAATGTTCCTGATGGGACCAATTTCTTTGATATCAAAGCGGAGGACTTTGAGTTGGTTGACTATAATCCGGTTAAGCCACAGCTGAAGTTTGATTTGGCTATTTAATAACATAAAAAGAAGTTGAGATTTCTCAACTTCTTTTGTTGCTTAATGTGATACGCGACGGCGAGCCGCTTTTTTACGGTTTTCTTCGATGAAAGCTGCTTTTTGCTCTTCTGGCTCAATCACTTTCTTTTTAATTGCGTACACTGCACCTGCAACGGCAGCGACAGTTCCTGCGACACCTGTTACAAGACCTTTAGCGAATCCTTTAGCCATGAGTCTTCCTCCTTTATCTTCCCGATCAGCCAGGCTCCTTAAGTGGTAGCATTTTTCTGACTGACCTTTTTGTGATATAATAATAGTAACGAAAAAATGGAAATTTTTCAAGGAAAAAAGATGAAAACAAAAATAATTGTGATTGTTGGACCGACTGCTGTTGGGAAGACAGCCCTTGCTATCGAAGTGGCCAAGCTCTTTGATGGAGAGGTGGTCAGTGGTGACAGTCAGCAAGTATACAGAGGGTTGGATATTGGGACGGCCAAGGTTAGCCCAGAGGAGCAAGTAGCTGTTCCTCATCATTTGATTGATGTCAGAGAGGTGACCGAGTCTTACTCGGCTTTTGATTTTGTTTCAGAAGCTAAGAAGGCCATTGAGGATATTCAAAACCGTGGCAAGCTAGCCATTATCGCTGGAGGCACAGGCCTTTATATCCAGAGCTTGCTTGAAGGCTATCATCTAGGTGGGGAAACACCTCATGAGGAGATATTAGCCTATCGAGCTAGTTTAGAGCCTTTATCAGATGAAGAATTAGCCAATCTTGTGGAGCAAGCAGGCCTTGAAATTCCCCAGTTTAACCGTCGTCGTGCCATGCGTGCCTTGGAAATTGTCCATTTTGGTCAGGATTTGGAAAATCAGGAAAGTCCTTATGAACCTTTGATTATCTGCTTGGATGATGAACGCAGTCAGCTTTATGAACGGATTAACCATCGTGTGGATTTGATGTTTGAGGCTGGATTATTGGATGAAGCCAAGTGGCTCTTTGAGCATTATCCAGATGTACCAGCAGCCAAAGGCATTGGCTACAAGGAACTTTTTCCTTATTTCCGTGGGGAGCAAACTCTTGAGGAAGCCAGCGATAGTCTCAAACAGGCGACTCGCCGTTTTGCTAAGCGTCAGTTGACCTGGTTCCGTAATCGCATGCAGGTCACCTTTTATCAGATAGGAGAGCCTGGTGTGCAAGACCGTATTTTAAGCCAGATAGAGGAGTTTTTAGATGATTGAAACGGAGAAAAAAGAGGAACGGGTCCTGCTCATTGGTGTTGAACTGCAGGGTATGGATAATTTCGACCTCTCCATGGAAGAGTTGGCCAGTCTGGCTAAGACAGCTGGGGCAGTCGTAGTAGATAGCTACAGGCAAAAACGGGAAAAGTATGACTCCAAGACCTTCGTTGGTTCTGGTAAGTTGGAAGAGATTGCGCGGATGGTTGATGCAGAAGAAATTACTACTGTCATCGTCAATAATCGCTTGACTCCACGGCAAAATGTCAATTTAGAAGAAGTTCTCGGTGTCAAGGTCATTGACCGTATGCAGTTGATTCTGGATATCTTTGCCATGCGGGCTCGAAGCCATGAAGGAAAACTCCAAGTTCATTTGGCTCAGCTCAAGTATCTCTTGCCCCGCTTGGTTGGTCAGGGGATTATGCTCAGCCGTCAGGCAGGGGGAATTGGTTCCCGTGGACCTGGTGAAAGTCAGCTGGAACTGAACCGTCGTAGTGTTCGTAATCAAATCACAGATATCGAGCGCCAGCTCAAGGTGGTTGAGAAAAATCGGGCGACAGTCAGAGAAAAACGCTTGGAGTCAAGCACCTTTAAGATTGGTTTGATTGGCTACACCAATGCTGGGAAATCAACCATCATGAACACCTTGACCAGTAAGACCCAGTATGAAGCAGACGAGCTCTTTGCGACTCTGGATGCGACGACAAAGAGTATCCATTTGGGAGGTAATCTACAGGTGACTTTAACTGATACGGTTGGCTTTATCCAAGATTTGCCAACTGAATTGGTGTCCAGTTTCAAGTCAACCTTGGAAGAAAGTAAGCATGTAGACCTTCTGGTTCATGTCATCGATGCCAGCAATCCTTACCACGAGGAACATGAAAAAACAGTCCTGTCCATCATGAAAGACCTGGACATGGAGGATATTCCTCGCCTGACCCTTTATAATAAAGCGGATTTGGTGGAGGATTTCATGCCTACCCAAACGCCGTATGCCCTCATTTCTGCCAAGTCTGAAGATAGTCGTGAGCAGTTGCAGGCTTTGTTTTTAGAGAAAATCAAGGAGATTTTTGAAGTCTTTACTCTGCGCGTGCCCTTTTCTAAGTCTTACAAGATTCATGATTTAGAAAATGTAGCGATTCTGGAAGAGCGCGACTATCAAGATGACGGTGAAGTCATTACAGGCTACATTTCTGAGAAAAATAAATGGAGATTAGAGGAATTTTATGACTGATATTAAAACTTTGGCTCTAAAGTATGGAGGCTATACAAGTCTGGATAAGATCTATCTGGATCAGCTTCTAGCTGGCAAAGCAGAGCAGGAGCAGTTAGCTCTCATCACACCTCCTCCGAGTGTAGTCAATGCCTACTTTGCTGAACTCTACCAGAAAAAGAGTCCTGAAGCTGCGACGGATTATTTTTCAGAACTCAGTCAGGAACTGAACCTCTACAATGCTGAGCCAAGTTTCACCTTTGAAAATAAGCCTTTTATTCGTCTTAATTTATCTGGCAAATCTTTTGGATTTTGCTATGAGAGTGAGGGGCTGGGGCGGATTTTCTCTGAAAATGAAGAGGAAATCTCGGATGACTTACTTTTTGAAATTGCGCAAATTTTCCCCCATCAACTCGTCTTTGAAGAGTCTGGAAAGATTTACATGAAGCCTGTCGGAGATGAGGAAGTTGTTAGTGTGGAGAGTCTCACAGATTTGACTGATTTGGAAAGCTTGGCGGATGGTCGTAAACGTCTCAAAGGCTACAGTCAAGAGGATTTACTGCAAGAAGCTGTTGCTTTTTCTGGCAGTCGCTATTTCCGATCGGAAAACCGCACAGCCATGTTATATATTGATTAATTAGAAAGTATCGAATGGATATTCAATTTTTAGGAACAGGGGCTGGTCAGCCCTCTAAAGCCCGCAATGTTTCAAGTCTCGCCCTGAAACTCTTGGACGAGATTAACGAAGTCTGGCTTTTTGACTGTGGAGAAGGAACGCAAAATCGTATTCTGGAAACCACGATTCGACCACGTAAGGTCAGCAAAATCTTTATCACCCACCTGCATGGAGATCATATCTTTGGCTTGCCAGGATTCCTTTCTAGCCGTGCCTTTCAGGCAAATGAGGAGCAGACGGATTTGGACATCTATGGACCGCAAGGAATCAAGTCATTTGTTTTAACCAGCCTTCGTGTGTCAAGCTCTCGTCTGCCTTACCGAATTCATTTTCATGAGTTTGAGCAAGATTCTCTAGGGAAAATCCTTGAGACCGATAAATTCACTGTGTATGCAGAGGAGCTGGACCACACTATTTTCTGTGTTGGCTATCGTGTCATGCAAAAGGACTTAGAAGGTACCTTGGATGCTGAAAGACTTAAGGCTGCTGGTGTTCCATTTGGCCCGCTTTTTGGAAAAATCAAAAACGGTCAGGACGTTGTTCTAGAAGACGGAACTGAAATCAAAGCTGCTGACTATATCTCAGCGCCACGTCCAGGTAAGATTATCACCATTCTGGGCGACACCCGAAAAACCAATGCTAGTGTGCGTCTGGCTGTCAACGCCGATGTCTTGGTTCACGAGTCGACTTATGGCAAAGGAGATGAAAAAATTGCCCGCAACCACGGTCACTCAACCAATATGCAGGCAGCACAAGTAGCAGCAGAAGCCGGTGCTAAGCGCCTCCTGCTCAATCATATCAGCGCTCGTTTCCTTTCAAAAGATATCAGCCAGCTCAAGAAAGATGCGGCAACTGTTTTTGAAAATGTCCATGTGGTTAAAGACTTGGAAGAAGTGGAAATTTAGAAGATTGAGAAAGGATAAGTATGCGTACTATTCTGATTACCGGAGCAAGCGGTGGCTTAGCCCAAGAAATGGTCAAACTCTTGCCAAATGACCAACTCATCTTGCTAGGTAGAAACAAGGAAAAACTAGTCCAACTATATGGAAATCATCCTCATGTGGAATTGATTGAAATCGATATTACTGATGACTCAGCCCTAGAAGCTCTGGTAGCTGACCTCTATCTCCGTTATGGCAAGATTGATGTCTTGATTAACAACGCTGGCTATGGAATTTTTGAAGATTTCGACCAGATTTCTGACAAAGACATTCACCAGATGTTTGAGGTTAATACCTTTGCTCTGATGAATCTATCTCGTCGTCTTGGAACTTGCATGAAGGAGAGGGGAAAAGGGCATATCATCAATATCATCAGTATGGCAGGTTTGATAGCGACTAGCAAGTCCAGTCTCTACTCAGCGACAAAGTTTGCGGCTATTGGATTTTCAAATGCGCTGCGCCTCGAACTGATTCCCTACGGTGTCTATCTAACGACGGTTAATCCAGGTCCAATCCGCACAGGATTTTTTGACCAGGCTGACCCAGATGGGACCTACCTCAAGTCGGTTGATCGATTTCTCTTAGAACCAGATGCAGTGGCTAGAAAGATTGTCAAAATCATAGGAAAAAACAAACGGGAACTCAATCTACCAGTTTTGTTGAACCTAGCCTATAAGTTTTATACCCTCTTTCCCAAATTAGCCGATAAGTTGGCAGGGGGAATCTTTAATTATAAGTAAAAGGAGTTCCTTACAAAAGGAACTTTTTTTATAATATTGAACTGAGTGTCAAAAATTTGTTTGTTTTTGTTCTAAATCTACATTCACTTTTTTTGAGTCTTCTACAAATTTTAGAAAAAACAATCAAAAATATGATTTTTTGTGTTTAGGGTATTGAAATTTCCTATATTATTTTATAAAATAAGGGTAAAAGGCTATGAAAAAGTAATACGCTTACAAATAAATGGAAGCGGTTACCAAAGGAGGATTTTATGGAAAAAGGCCATTGGAATCGTAAAAGAGTCTACAGCATTCGTAAGTTTGCCGTAGGCGCTTGCTCTGTCATGATTGGAACCTGTGCGGTTCTATTTGGAGGAAGTGTCATTGGAGAATCACCAGTTTTCGCGGATGAAACTCCAATTACTCACACTGTTGAACAAGCAAAAGAGGAAAGTCCGGCAGTGGAGGAAAAAGAAAATCAAGCTGTAACAGAGCACAAGGATGCTGCAAGTGTCGACCAAAGTCAAGCTGCTCCAATTGAAGCAAGCAAACCAGAGGTGAAAGAAGAGGAACCTGTAGCTCCAAAAGAGGAGAAAGCATCTCTAAAACCTGAAGAAACAGCTCCAAAGGTAGAATCTCAAGCTTCAAGTCAAGAAAAGCCTGTCAAGGAAGAGTTGAAAGCTGCGACAAATGAAGAAGTGAATCAAATGATTGAAGATAGAAAAGTGAATTTTAATCAAAATTGGCACTTTAAACTCAATGCGAACCCTAAAGAAGCTGTGAAATCAGATGCCGACGTATCAACATGGCAAAAATTGGATCTCCCACACGACTGGAGTATCTTTAACGATTTTGACCATCAGTCACCTGCCCAAAACGAGGGTGGACAGCTCAATGGTGGTGAAGCTTGGTATCGCAAGACCTTTAAACTTGATGAAAAAGATCTCAAGAAAAATGTTCGTGTCACTTTTGATGGTGTCTATATGGACTCTCAAGTCTATGTCAATGGCCAGTTAGTGGGGCATTATCCAAATGGTTATAACCAGTTCTCATACGATATCACCAAATACCTTCACAAAGATGGTCGTGAGAATGTGATTGCTGTCCATGCGGTTAACAAACAGCCAAGTAGCCGTTGGTACTCAGGTAGTGGTATCTACCGTGATGTGACCTTGCAAGTGACAGATAAGGTTCATGTTGAGAAAAATGGGACAACCATCTTAACACCAAAGCTAGAACAACAGCAACATGGCAAGGTTGAAACTCATGTAGCAAGCAAAATCGTCAATACAGATGATAAAGACCATGAACTGCTGGCAGAGTATCAAATCGTTGAACGTGGTGGTCAGGCTGTAACAGGTTTGGTTCGTACAGCGAGCCGTACCTTGAAAGCACATGAGTCAACAAGTCTTGATGCGATTTTAGAAGTTGAACAACCAAAACTCTGGACCGTTTTAAATGACAAACCTGCCTTGTATGAACTGGTTACGCGTGTTTACCGTGACGGTCAATTGGTTGATGCTAAGAAAGATTTGTTTGGTTACCGTTACTATCATTGGACTCCAAATGAAGGTTTCTCTTTGAATGGTGAACGCATTAAATTCCATGGTGTTTCCTTGCACCATGACCACGGAGCGCTTGGAGCAGAAGAAAACTATAAGGCAGAATACCGTCGTCTCAAACAAATGAAGGAGATGGGCGTTAACGCCATCCGTACAACTCATAACCCTGCAAGTCCACAGACCTTGCAAATCGCAGCAGAACTTGGTTTGCTGGTTCAGGAAGAGGCCTTTGATACGTGGTATGGTGGTAAGAAACCTTATGACTACGGACGTTTCTTTGAAAAAGACGCTACTCACCCAGAAGCTAGAAAAGGTGAAAAATGGTCTGACTACGATCTTCGTACCATGGTCGAAAGAGATAAAAATAACCCAGCTGTCTTCATGTGGTCTATCGGAAACGAAATCGGTGAAGCCGATGGAAAGGCTCACTCTCTTGCAACGGTTAAACGCTTAGTAAAAGTGATTAAAGATGTTGATACTACACGTTATGTTACTATGGGAGCAGATAAGTTCCGCTTTGGTGATGGTAGCGGTGATCATGAGAAAATTGCTAATGAACTGGATGCAGTTGGTTTCAACTATTCAGAAGACAACTACAAGAAACTTCGTGCGAAACATCCAAACTGGTTGATTTATGGTTCAGAAACATCTTCTGCAACCCGTACACGCGGTAGCTATTATCGTCCTGAAAGTGAATTAAAACATAGTAACGGACCTGAACGTCATTACGAACAGTCTGACTATGGTAATGACCGGGTTAACTGGGGTAAAACGGCAACAGATTCATGGACCTTTGACCGTGACAACGCTGGCTATGCTGGACAGTTTATCTGGACAGGTACGGACTATATCGGTGAGCCTACACCATGGCACAACCAAAACCAAACTCCTGTTAAGAGCTCTTACTTTGGTATCGTAGATACAGCTGGTATTCCAAAAAATGACTTTTATCTCTACCAAAGCCAATGGGTTTCTGCCAAGAAGAAACCGATGGTACACCTTCTTCCTCACTGGAACTGGGAAAATAGAGAATTAGCAGACAAAGTTGCTGACTCAGAAGGTAAGATCCCAGTTCGTGCCTACTCAAACGCTGCAAGTGTTGAATTGTTCTTGAACGGTCAATCTCTCGGTGTTAAAAAGTTCAACAAAAAACAAACTAGTGATGGTCGTACCTACCAAGAAGGTGCCAATGCTAAGGAACTCTATCTTGAGTGGAAGGTTGCTTACCAACCAGGTACCTTAGAAGCAGTAGCTCGTGATGAAGCTGGTAAAGAAATTGCACGTGACAAGATTACCACTGCAGGTCAACCTGCAGGTGTTCGTCTCATCAAGGAAGAACACGCAATCGCTGCAGATGGAAAAGACTTGACTTACATCTACTATGAAATCGTAGACAGCCAAGGAAATGTGGTACCAACTGCCAATAATTTGGTTCGTTTCCAATTGCATGGACAAGGTCAACTGGTCGGTGTTGATAATGGGGAACAAGCCAGCCGTGAACGCTACAAGGCACAACCTGATGGTTCTTGGATCCGCAGAGCCTTTAACGGTAAAGGGGTTGCCATTGTTAAATCAACTGAGCAAGCAGGTAAATTCACTCTAACAGCCCATTCAGATCTCTTGAAATCTGGTCAAGTAACGGTCTTTACTGGTAAAAAAGAAGACCAAGAAAAGACCGTTCTCGGAACAGAAGTACCAAAAGTACGTACTGTTATTGAGAAAGAGCCAAAAATGCCGAAGACAGTCGGTTTTATCTACAGTGATGGCAGTCGTGAAAAACGTCCAGTAACTTGGTCTTCAGTTGATGTGAGCCAAGCAGGAGTTGTGACTGTTAAAGGTATGGCAGACGGACGCGAAGTTGAGGCCCGTGTCGAAATTCTAGCAATCGCAAATGAGCTTCCAACTGTTAAGCGTGTTGCTCCAGGAACAGACTTGAGCGCTGTTGACAAATACGTTTCTATTGCTGTTACGGATGGAAGCGTACAAGAATACGAAGTTGATAAGTGGGAGATTTCGGAAGCAGATAAAGCTAAACTGTCAGTTGCAGGATCACGTATTCAAATGACTGGTCAACTGGGTGGTGAGACTATTCACGCTACCCTTGTGGTAGAAGAAGGTAATCCTGCGGCTCCTGCAGTACCAAATGTAACTGTTGGTGGCGAATCTGTCACTGGTCTTACTACTCAAAATCCAATGCAATATCGAACTCTTGCTTACGGTGCATCCTTGCCAGAAGTTGTAGCAAGTGCTGAAAATGCGGATGTTACTGTAGTCCAAGCAAGTGCAGCAAACGGCATGCGTGCAAGCATCTATGTTCAACCAAAAGATGGTGGACCTCTTCAAACATATGCAATTCAATTCCTTGAAGAAGCACCAAAAATTGACCACTTGAGCTTACAAGTAGAGCAAGCTGACGGTCTTAAAGAAGACCAAACAGTGAAATTGTCTGTCCTTGCACACTATCAAGACGGAACACAAGCAGTTCTACCAGCAGATAAGGTGACCTTCTCTACAAGTGGTGAAGGGGAAGTCGCAGTTCGTAAAGGAATGCTTGAGTTGCATAAGCCAGGAACAGTCACTCTCAAAGCAGAATATGAGGGGGCTACAGGTCAAATCGATCTTACGATCCAGGCCAATACTGAGAAAAAAGTAGCCCAATCTATCCGTCCAGTAAACGTAGTAACAGACTTGCATCAAGAACCTACTCTTCCAGCAACAGTGACAGTAGAGTATGACAAAGGTTTCCCTAAAACTCATAAAGTCACTTGGCAAGCCATTCCAAAAGAAAAACTCGACCACTATCAAACCTTTGAAGTTCTAGGTAAAGTTGAAGGAATTGACCTTGAAGCGCGTGCTAAAGTCTCTGTAGAAGGTATTGTTTCGGTTGAAGAAGTCAGCGTGACAACACCAATTGCAGAAGCGCCACAATTACCAGAAAGTGTTCGTACCTACGATTCAAATGGTCACGTTTCAGCTGCCAAGGTTGCATGGGATGCGATTCAATCAGAGCAATACGCCAAGGAAGGTGTCTTTACAGTTAATGGTCGCCTAGAAGGTACGCAATTAACAACTAAACTTCATGTTCGCGTATCTGCTCAAACTGAGAAGGGAGCAAACATTTCTGACCAATGGACCGGATCAGAATTGCCACTGGCCTTTGCTTCAGACTCAAATCCAACTGATCCTGTTTCAAACGTCAACGATAAATTGATTTCCTTTAATGACCGCCCAGCTAATCGTTGGACAAACTGGAACCGTACTAATCCAGAAGCTTCAGTTGGTGTCCTATTCGGAGATTCAGGTATTTTGAGCAAACGTTCAGTTGATAATCTAAGTGTCGGATTCCACGAAGACCACGGAGTTGGTGTACCGAAGTCTTATGTGATTGAATATTATGTCGGTAAGACCGTTCCAACAGCCCCTAAAAACCCTAGCTTTGTAGGTGAGGAAAACCATGCCTTTAACGATCCTGCAAACTGGAAAGAGGTAAGCAATCTCAAAGCACCAGCTCAATTAAAAGCTGGAGAAATGAATCATTTCAGCTTTGATAAAGTTGAGACCTATGCGGTTCGCATTCGTATGGTTCGACTTGATAGCAAGAAAGGAACGTCTATCACAGAAGTACAAATCTTTGCAAAACAAGTCGCAGCAGCCAAACAAGGACAAACAAGAATCCAAGTTGACGGTAAAGACTTAGCAAACTTTAACCCTGATTTGACTGACTACTACCTTGAGTCAGTAGATGGAAAAGTTCCTGCAGTAACAGCAAGTGTTAGCAACAATGGTCTCGCCACCGTCGTTCCAAGTGTTCGTGAAGGTGAGCCAGTTCGTGTTATCGCGAAGGCTGAAAATGGTGATATCCTAGGAGAATACCGTCTACACTTTACAAGCAATAAAGACTTGCTCTCTCGTAAACCAGTTGCCGCGGTCAAACAAGCTCGCTTGCTACAAGTAGGGCAACCGCTTGAATTGCCAACTAAGGTTCCTGTTTATTTCACAGGTAAAGACGGTTACGAAACAAAAGACTTGGCAGTAGAATGGGAAGAAGTTCCAGCAGAAAAGCTGACAAAAGCAGGTCAATTTACCGTTCGAGGTCGTGTCCTTGGTAGTGATCTTGTTGCTGAGTTCACTGTACGAGTGACAGACAAACTTGGCGAAGCTCTTTCAAATAACCCAGAGTATGATGAAAATAGTAACCGCGCCTTTGCTTCAGCCACTAACGACATTGATAGAAACTCCCATGACCGTGTGGACTATCTCAATGACGGAAATCATTCAGAAAATCGTCGTTGGACAAACTGGTCTCCAACACCATCTTCTAATCCAGAAGTATCAGCAGGTGTGATCTTCCGTGAAAATGGTAAGATTGTAGAACGGACTGTAGCGCAAGCCAAACTTCACTTCTTTGCAGATAGTGGTACAGATGCACCATCTAAACTCGTTTTGGAACGCTATATTGGCCCAGATTTTGAAGTGCCTACCTACTATTCAAACTACCAAGCCTACGATGCAGCTCATCCATTTAACAATCCAGAAAACTGGGAAGCTGTGCCTTATCGTGCGGACAAAGACATTGCAGCTGGTGATGAAATCAACGTAACATTTAAAGCTGTCAAAGCCAAAGCCATGAGATGGCGTATGGATCGTAAAGCTGACAAGAGCGGTGTTGCGATGATTGAGATGACCTTCCTTGCACCGAGTGAATTGCCTCAAGAAAGTACCCAATCAAAAATTCTTGTAGATGGAAAAGAGCTTTCTGGCTTCGCTGAAGATCGTCAAGACTACCAAATCACCTATAAAGGTCAACGTCCAAAAGTCTCAGTCGAAGAAAGCAATCAAGTAGCTTCAACAGTTGTAGATAGCGGAGACGATAGCCTTCCAGTACTTGTTCGTCTTGTTTCAGAAAGTGGAAAACAAGTCAAGGAATACCGTATCCAGTTGACTAAGGAAAAACCAGTTTCTGAGAAGACTGTTGCTGCTGTACAAGAAGAACTTCCAAAACTCGAATTTGTTGAAAACGATTTGGCCTACAAGACAGTTGAGAAAAAGGATTCAACGCTGTATCTAGGAGAAACTCGTGTAGAACAAGAAGGAAAAGTTGGTAAGGAACGGATCTTCACAGTGGTTAATCCTAGTGGAAGTAAGGAAGAAAAACTCCGTGAAGTGGTAGAGGCTCCGACAGACCGCATCGTCTTGGTCGGAACAAAACCAGGAACCTCTCTTCCAGAAGACGAAGTGAAGAACCTTGTCCTCGACAGACCCGAACTTATAGTCGAAGAAGAAACCATCGACTTCAAGGTTCAGGAGCGTAAGTCTGATAAGTTGTATCTAGGAGAAACTCGTGTCCTACAAGAAGGTCAAAAAGGTATTCGTCTTCACTTGATTGAAGTAGAAAATGGAAAACGTCAGCTTAAAGAAACTTACGATAAAGTCGCTGCTCAAGATCGTATAGTAGAAGTTGGCACTAAACCAGGAACTTCTCTTCCAGAAGATGAAGTGAAGAACCTAGTCCTTAACAGACCAGAACTTGTAATCGAAGAAGAAACAATTGATTTCAAGGTTCAGGAACAAAAGAATGATCAGCTTCCAGTAGGTCAAATTCGTGTTCTCCAAGAAGGTCAAAAAGGTATCCGTGTTCACTTAATCGAAGTTGAAAATGGCAAGCGAACTGAAAAAGAAAGCTATGATAAAGTCATGGCTCAAGATCGCATTGTAGAAGTTGGTACGGCTAGTGAAACAACTAAACCAGTACCTCAAGAATCTACAAAACCACAAGTATCAGAAAAAGCAGATACAAAAGAAATTGCTTTAAATGCAGCTAGTCAAGCTCAAGAAGAACAGTTACCAAATACAGGAAGTGCAGAAAGTCAAGCAGCTCTAGCAGCAGGCCTAGCTCTTCTTGGCTTGAGTGCAGGTCT contains:
- a CDS encoding thymidylate synthase; its protein translation is MTKADTIFKENIERILKDGVFSEQARPKYKDGTVANSKYVTGAFAEYDLSKGEFPITTLRPIAIKSAIKEVLWIYQDQSNSLDVLNDKYNVHYWNDWEVGDTGTIGERYGAVVKKHDIINKILKQLEANPWNRRNIISLWDYEAFEATDGLLPCAFQTMFDVRRVDGEIYLDATLTQRSNDMLVAHHINAMQYVALQMMIAKHFGWKVGKFFYFINNLHIYDNQFEQAQELLRREPSNCQPRLILNVPDGTNFFDIKAEDFELVDYNPVKPQLKFDLAI
- a CDS encoding tRNA delta(2)-isopentenylpyrophosphate transferase gives rise to the protein MKTKIIVIVGPTAVGKTALAIEVAKLFDGEVVSGDSQQVYRGLDIGTAKVSPEEQVAVPHHLIDVREVTESYSAFDFVSEAKKAIEDIQNRGKLAIIAGGTGLYIQSLLEGYHLGGETPHEEILAYRASLEPLSDEELANLVEQAGLEIPQFNRRRAMRALEIVHFGQDLENQESPYEPLIICLDDERSQLYERINHRVDLMFEAGLLDEAKWLFEHYPDVPAAKGIGYKELFPYFRGEQTLEEASDSLKQATRRFAKRQLTWFRNRMQVTFYQIGEPGVQDRILSQIEEFLDD
- a CDS encoding GTP-binding protein HflX → MIETEKKEERVLLIGVELQGMDNFDLSMEELASLAKTAGAVVVDSYRQKREKYDSKTFVGSGKLEEIARMVDAEEITTVIVNNRLTPRQNVNLEEVLGVKVIDRMQLILDIFAMRARSHEGKLQVHLAQLKYLLPRLVGQGIMLSRQAGGIGSRGPGESQLELNRRSVRNQITDIERQLKVVEKNRATVREKRLESSTFKIGLIGYTNAGKSTIMNTLTSKTQYEADELFATLDATTKSIHLGGNLQVTLTDTVGFIQDLPTELVSSFKSTLEESKHVDLLVHVIDASNPYHEEHEKTVLSIMKDLDMEDIPRLTLYNKADLVEDFMPTQTPYALISAKSEDSREQLQALFLEKIKEIFEVFTLRVPFSKSYKIHDLENVAILEERDYQDDGEVITGYISEKNKWRLEEFYD
- a CDS encoding cystathionine beta-lyase; translation: MTDIKTLALKYGGYTSLDKIYLDQLLAGKAEQEQLALITPPPSVVNAYFAELYQKKSPEAATDYFSELSQELNLYNAEPSFTFENKPFIRLNLSGKSFGFCYESEGLGRIFSENEEEISDDLLFEIAQIFPHQLVFEESGKIYMKPVGDEEVVSVESLTDLTDLESLADGRKRLKGYSQEDLLQEAVAFSGSRYFRSENRTAMLYID
- a CDS encoding ribonuclease Z, whose translation is MDIQFLGTGAGQPSKARNVSSLALKLLDEINEVWLFDCGEGTQNRILETTIRPRKVSKIFITHLHGDHIFGLPGFLSSRAFQANEEQTDLDIYGPQGIKSFVLTSLRVSSSRLPYRIHFHEFEQDSLGKILETDKFTVYAEELDHTIFCVGYRVMQKDLEGTLDAERLKAAGVPFGPLFGKIKNGQDVVLEDGTEIKAADYISAPRPGKIITILGDTRKTNASVRLAVNADVLVHESTYGKGDEKIARNHGHSTNMQAAQVAAEAGAKRLLLNHISARFLSKDISQLKKDAATVFENVHVVKDLEEVEI
- a CDS encoding short-chain dehydrogenase; this translates as MRTILITGASGGLAQEMVKLLPNDQLILLGRNKEKLVQLYGNHPHVELIEIDITDDSALEALVADLYLRYGKIDVLINNAGYGIFEDFDQISDKDIHQMFEVNTFALMNLSRRLGTCMKERGKGHIINIISMAGLIATSKSSLYSATKFAAIGFSNALRLELIPYGVYLTTVNPGPIRTGFFDQADPDGTYLKSVDRFLLEPDAVARKIVKIIGKNKRELNLPVLLNLAYKFYTLFPKLADKLAGGIFNYK